From the Brachyspira intermedia PWS/A genome, the window CACTTCTATAATAAGTTGTATACTCTTTTGGCTTTACATCATCTTTTTCTATAACACAGAAAGAAACTTTATTATTATTTTTTATAGCATCTAATTTATATCCGCTTTTAGCAACATGAAAAAATATTTTATTATCATAATAAACATAACTTAAAGGAACAGCATAAGGATAATCATCATCACCTAAAACAGCCAACACTCCAGAGCTGCATTTTTCTAATATTGAAATGCTTTGCGAATTTGATAATAATTGATTTTTCCTTCTCATTTCTCTAAACATAATAATATTATATACATTAATAGAAAAATAATCAAATTGACAAGTATTTTATTATCATATAATATATAACAAAATAATAAAAAGGATATTATAATGCATACTATCAATGTAAAAACTAAAGCTAGATTCGATATAGTTGATATTACAGGAGAAGTTCAAAAATGCATAAATGATGAAAATATAGAAAGCGGAATAGCTGTTATATTTGTACCGCATACAACTGCAGCTGTTGGAATAAATGAAAATGCTGATCCTGATGTTGTTTTTGATATGAAGAATGCTTTTAATAAATTAGTACCTCAGCATGATAATTATGAACACAGAGAAGGTAATTCACAGGCTCATGTATTATCATCTTTGGTAGCCCCTAGTTTGACAGTAATAATAGAAAATAAAAAAATAGTATTAGGTACTTGGCAAGACATATACTTTTTTGAATTCGATGGTGCTAGAAACAGAAAAGTTTATGTACAGATCATTTCAAAATAAAAATACATAATACTATAATTTTATTCCTCTCTAGTATTTTGGGCTTTACTAGTAAAAAATTTTCTTTTTATAAAGTTAGCAATTGAACCAATTAGCTCTATTATTATTCACATATTTACTCCGTAAGTTTAAATATTTATTTTAAAGTATATAAATAAAAAAGAAATTGTCAATATACCCTATACAAGTATTAAAAATAAATCAATTTTAAAAATATTTTATATAAAAAAATAAAAATAATGTATAATATATAAATAAATTACTATAAGGATATTATTATGTTTAGATCAAAAAAAGAAGATTTCGGAAAAAATTCTTATATCTATACATTGGAAAATGATAAGGGCTTAAAAGTAAAATTGGCAGAAGTTGGAGCAACTATAACAGGAATATTTTTCAAAGACAAAGAAGGAAAAGAAGTAGAAGTGGCATTTGGTTCTGATGATATAGAGTTTTATACAGATAAGGCTAAAAACGGACATATGGGTGCTACAGTAGGAAGAGTGGCTGGAAGAACTTTAGGCGCTAAATTTAAAATAGATGATAAAGAATATAATATAACAGCAAACAAAGCTCCTGATCATACACATGGAGGGACAAACGGACTTTCTTATGTAATGTACAAGTCAATACAAAAAAAGGACAATGAAGTATTATTTTCTTATGTCTCTAAAGACGGAGAAGAAGGATATCCTGGAAATCTTAATTTAATAGTAAAATATACAATTACAGATGAAAATGAAATAATAATAGACTATATTGCCACTACAGACAAACCAACTCCTTTAAACGTAATGAATCACTCATATTTTAATTTAAATGGCAGCGGAAATATTAAAGATCATGAAATGTTCATAGATGCTAAATACTATCTTGCCGATGAAAATGGTATAACTTCAGGAGAAATATTAAAAACAAAAAATACTCCTTATGATTTCACTTCATTAAAGAAAGTTGATGATATAATAAAAGCAAAAGACGGCTGTGATAATTGTTTTATTTTTGATGATAATGATATAAATAAACAAAGAGTAAAAATATTATCAAGAAAAACAAATATAGCTTTAGAAGTATTTACTACTCAGCCTTCTGTATTATTCTATACAGCTAATCATTTCAATAACTTCAAAGTGAGAGATCAAATATTAAATAGACATGAAGCATTCTGTTTAGAAACTCAAAGTCTATCATGTGCATTGAATTTTAATCATTTCCCAAGCATTATACTTTATCCTGACAGAGAATATAATCATAGAACAATATACAAATTTAGTTTAATATAATAAAATTGAATCAAATAAAAAAAGAGGGCAATATTGAAAAATAAAGCCCTCATTATTTTATTAACAGTGTGAAAAACGAATTATCTACTTAAAAAGTACATACCAATTTGGAAGCCTATATCAAATGAAGCTAAAGAATCCTGATTGATTGTAAAATCTTTGAATATACCATTTTTATCTATATCAATAGGGAAATCATAATTAGCATATACACCTAATGACATCATAAATTTTCTATTGATTTTTATAAGAAAATCTGCTGAAACCTTTATATAAGGGATATATGAAGTTGTAAAAGCATCTTGTATATCTCCAAAATCTAATGAATATCTATTTTTACTAAATTCATCTCCTTCTTTAGTATATTTCAAAGATAATGGTAATTTAATTCCTCCTCCAAAACCTATAGAGAAGAAACCTACATTAAATCTAGGAAATACTCCTATAGAAAAACTTCCAAAATTATAATTTTCCAATACCCTTTTTCCATTTATAGTATATTTAATTTCATATCTATCCTTACTATATCCTATATCCAAAAGTAAGGCTGCAGATAAGAAATCATCATAACCCCAAAATACACCTGGCTGAAAAGAGAAGGAATTATCAAAATCCCTAAAATTTGATGTAAATACTTTGCTTCTGTCAGTAGTAGCACTGCTTCCTCCAATACGACCTACAAAACCAGCTACAAAATCAGCAGAATAAAGTGCATTAAAAGATAATAATAAGATAAATAATATAAATATCCTTTTCATAATAACTCCTAATAATCTCTATTAAAATTAATATTAAGATAATATCCAAATTGAATTCCTATATCAAAAGCACTAATGGAATCTTTATTAACAAATACATTATCCATATAATTATTATGCTGGAAGTACAAAGGAAAATCATAATTAACATATACACCTATAAGTAAATAATTAAATATACTAAAATCAAGAGAAAATCTTACATAAGGTATAACAGCACTCTCAAATATATCATTCAAATCTCCAAAAGAAAATCTATATCTTCCCCCTATATTATATCCATTTACTCTATATGTAGCCATTCCAGGAATTTTAACTCCGCCACCTGCCCCTATTGATAAAAATGCAAAATTAAATCTTCCATATCCGCCTACCAAAAAACTATCAAATTGATAATTTTCTGTTACTCTTTTTCCATTTATATTATATCTGAAATCATATGAATCATGATAATATCCTAAATCAAGAAGTACAGAAAAAGACATAGAAGATGCTACAGGCTGATTAATACCTATAGAAAATGCAAACCCAGAATCAAAATCTCTAAATCCAGATGGAAATACTTTTGATGCATTTGTGTTTGCACCGCTAAGACCAAACTGGCTTGTAAATCCAACTGACAAATTTACAGCTTTCAAGTTAAAAGAAATAACAAGAATAAAAATAATTATTAAAAATATTCTATTTCTCAATTTAGCTCCTATATATTATCATACATATATATAGTATAGCAAAATGTTATATAAAGTCAATAAATAATAATATAATAAAAAATATTATATATATAAAATTATATAAAAACATGAATTTTATGTATTTTTTCATAATAGAAACAAATATATTATATAAAAAATTAATCATTGCTATTAAATTCAATATAATAAAATAATAGTACGAAAATTGATTAAAAGATATATACAATAAAAATATAGAAAATATAATACCAAATACATTTGAAATTATATATATATAATATTCTATTTTATTATGTTCTTTATCTATCCTAAATAGAAAAATATTCAATATAAAAAATATCATAAATAAAATATATAATAAGAATAAAAATCTAAAATGATTATTATTTATAATATGATATCTAAAAGTCAGTATTATAATAACAATAGATAATACAGATACCAAAGGAGTGATAACTCTTGAAACACTTATAGACAATTTAGTATTAACCATTTTATTATATAATAAATATGAAAAATAGATTATAAGAGTATTCAATACAGCAAAAACAGATAAAAGTATTTTTAAATTTTTCATATCATTTCTTATTAAAAATCTAAAAATTCTCTTGGCATCTATTTTATCATTGAAATATAATACAGCAATTATAGAAAATACTATTAATGAAATTACAAATAATATTAAAAAACTCCATATTATAATTTCAGTAATCATAGTATAAAAATCATATAAAGCATTAAACTTTTTTATATCATATCTTATAAAAGATAAACCTGCTATAAAAAGTATAATTAAATTTGCTGATATAAGATTTATTATTAAAGAAATGAACGCATATAAATTCTCAAATGGATTGACTAATATATCATAAGGAAGTTTGTATAAATAAAAAGCCATTAAAAAAATCAATACAAATGATATTAATATTGATTTCATGCTAATAGGATTAAGTACAAAAAGAAATATAAATATGAAAGATGATAAAGGAATTAAAAAAGAAAAAAATATCCTTATATTATAGATAAAACTTTCTATTGCTATACCTTCTAATACTGCTAAATTAGTATTAGAATTTAATTGAGGAATATTAATATTAAAAATATAAGTAACATATATTGCAGAAACTAGTAATATAAAAGCAATACCTATAGCTATATTAAAATTCCTAATTATATTTTTATAAGCAGATGTATTTACATTATCATTATTCACTATTATTTATCTATACCCAATATTTTAATCATTTCATTTTCTATTTCTAATATATCTCCATACTTATCCTGAATAGCCTTTGTATATGAACGTTTTTTTTCTAAAAGCTCTTCTTGTTTATCTTTGGATAATCTTGCAGATTCTTTATCATATTCATCACTCATAAGTTTATCAGCCACTCTTAAAGTTTTATCTGATACTATAGCTTTATCAGAATCACTTTTTGCTTTATACATATCAAATCCAGCATCTGTTTTCAAAACTCCGTCAGGAACACCATTAACAATTTTTCCTTTCCAAACAACTCTAGGATTATATTTATATGTTTTGTATGTAAACTCATATACATTTACAACACCATTTTCAGCAAATATATCCTGTGCTGTATTAGCATTAGGATCAATAAGAAGTATTTTATTTTTACCATCTTCTAAATACATTTTTTGAAAATTATTAAGTCCTTGTTTGCTACTTCCATTTATAGATTTTCCAATGGTGCTTTCCAAATTTAATTCCAAATTATCTTTTAAAAGTAAAGTATATGAAGCTATTCCGCTCCTTTCACCCGAATGTTTATAAGTACCTCTAACCATTATTTCATCTTTTCCATCATTATTTATATCGCATAAGAAGAATTCAGGGTTATATATTGGGAAAGAAAGTATATCATCTAAATATTCCGCATATTTATTTTTATCAAATTTTCCTTCTAATATAAATTGTGAATTTGTAGCTATATTTTTTAAATCAGTTGTTTTTATAGCAGATATTTTAGCACTCTCCAATTTTGAATCATCTCCAAGATGGAAATTAAATATTTCTTCTATTTTATAATCAGCATATTTAATATTACCTATAAACATAGGATTCAAATAATATACACCTTGAAGTTTGTTTCCTTTAATTGAATAAATAAATGTATTTTTATTAAACTCAAGAAAATATAAATCAG encodes:
- a CDS encoding aldose epimerase family protein → MFRSKKEDFGKNSYIYTLENDKGLKVKLAEVGATITGIFFKDKEGKEVEVAFGSDDIEFYTDKAKNGHMGATVGRVAGRTLGAKFKIDDKEYNITANKAPDHTHGGTNGLSYVMYKSIQKKDNEVLFSYVSKDGEEGYPGNLNLIVKYTITDENEIIIDYIATTDKPTPLNVMNHSYFNLNGSGNIKDHEMFIDAKYYLADENGITSGEILKTKNTPYDFTSLKKVDDIIKAKDGCDNCFIFDDNDINKQRVKILSRKTNIALEVFTTQPSVLFYTANHFNNFKVRDQILNRHEAFCLETQSLSCALNFNHFPSIILYPDREYNHRTIYKFSLI
- a CDS encoding secondary thiamine-phosphate synthase enzyme YjbQ; this translates as MHTINVKTKARFDIVDITGEVQKCINDENIESGIAVIFVPHTTAAVGINENADPDVVFDMKNAFNKLVPQHDNYEHREGNSQAHVLSSLVAPSLTVIIENKKIVLGTWQDIYFFEFDGARNRKVYVQIISK
- a CDS encoding O-antigen polymerase; protein product: MNNDNVNTSAYKNIIRNFNIAIGIAFILLVSAIYVTYIFNINIPQLNSNTNLAVLEGIAIESFIYNIRIFFSFLIPLSSFIFIFLFVLNPISMKSILISFVLIFLMAFYLYKLPYDILVNPFENLYAFISLIINLISANLIILFIAGLSFIRYDIKKFNALYDFYTMITEIIIWSFLILFVISLIVFSIIAVLYFNDKIDAKRIFRFLIRNDMKNLKILLSVFAVLNTLIIYFSYLLYNKMVNTKLSISVSRVITPLVSVLSIVIIILTFRYHIINNNHFRFLFLLYILFMIFFILNIFLFRIDKEHNKIEYYIYIISNVFGIIFSIFLLYISFNQFSYYYFIILNLIAMINFLYNIFVSIMKKYIKFMFLYNFIYIIFFIILLFIDFI
- a CDS encoding pyridoxamine 5'-phosphate oxidase family protein; the protein is MFREMRRKNQLLSNSQSISILEKCSSGVLAVLGDDDYPYAVPLSYVYYDNKIFFHVAKSGYKLDAIKNNNKVSFCVIEKDDVKPKEYTTYYRSVIVFGKAFIIEDDNQKRKAIEKLALKYYPNDNESNRNNVIDKEYDAFYIIELHIEYMTGKEAIELVNNAFK